From Quercus robur chromosome 8, dhQueRobu3.1, whole genome shotgun sequence:
GCAAATTGTGACAAAAGTTGTGGAACTTTATGTGATCCTAGCATTACTCATAAAGAAAGTATTTTCagcattgaattttatttttttatttaataataggGATAGGAGACTGGTGAGATTTGTATCCCATTGTCCAAGCACTAGGTATCTCTTAAACCTCAATAGAAATCCAAGAATCTAGAGAATGGGGGAACCATATTAGTCTCCCTATTTATGCCTATTTATGTGAGAAACATTCCAAAAGAACAAAGCAAACTCCCATTGTATTGACCCCTGACCCAATTTGGAACATTGAAATTGGCCATGGAAAATTTATCCATCCTATTTCTGCAAAAAGACATAAGAAATACTCCATGTTTGAAGAATTGCAGAAAGGGAAGGTTACATTTTCAAGATAAAATCAAGTGTCAAGTATCATTTTCAAGAAGCTAACCTCTACAGGAACCTTTTTTTAAACCTCCCACCTATTGTTTTTCAAAAGGATTTCCTACTTCGCACTAGACAAAGCACCATTACCCTGCCTACAATATCAATATGTACATATAAGAGGCACATTCTCAAGTTTGGTTTAACAATGAGACATTAAAACCTGAGCACAGAATTTTGGGCTATTCTTTGGATTCAATCAACAACTTTATGAGTCCTTTGTTCAAACTGCCAATCATATCGTAAGAGCGACAATTGTCTGCAACTGCTAAAATATAATGCAATGCACTGAAGTTAAATCTTAACAACTGTACTTTTATCGTGAATTCTTGCTCCTAAGTCCCAAAATAGGAGATGTATAAAACTAAAAGCCCTACTAGAAATGAAGACAAGATTGTAGAATAATCCTTGTTACTTGAAAGGAGAAGTGGTATAATTATAAAAGTTATTGAATCAAACTTAGGCTTCATTTACATTACCATACTACAAGAAGACTGGCAGACCatgcaaaaatttattttgaccTGCATAAATTAACATGGATTCCACAGAAAAATATAGAGTGATCAAGACCAAGGGAAAAGAAGCCAGTACGAGAAAACAGACATTGaaagataaaaactaaaaaatcaaatataactaAGGAAGACAATGAGGATCAAAAGTTCAATGATCTAATGTCTAAATATAATTACAAGATTAACTAAACCAGAAACAAACAAATTGACTAGCTAGTTTTCAGAAGGGGATCAAAAATAGATGAAAcaaaagcttttttttctttttcttttttacatttatttcattttagagAATGAAATTCAATCTCCCTATCCACCATTTTCATGGTTTTCTCCTCCATTCACAACTGGTTctgttgatggtggtggtgctTTGGAATTATTGTGGGGTTCTGATGCATTAGTATCGCAGGGCTTTGACTTTAGTTTGCCAGCAAACCTTTTTAAGACTGTGTTCCAACTCCCCTTTGTATTCGCCAGCCTGTCAATCTCCTGTTTCATGCTAAAGCATTCTTTCTCAAGCTCGGACACCCGGTCCCTCATGTCATCAACTGTCACAAGGTGGTTCAATGAGTTGCCTGCTTGTATAGGGGCATCACTTCTAGCCAGAGCAAGATTCCCACTGTGATTTTGTGAGTTCTCAAGGTTGTCAGAGACAAAGAACCAACCAGCAACAGAGGTGCGGAGCCGAAGttgttcaaaaaataaaacttggacAATGACACGAAGAGGCAACCTCTCGTTCTGGGCTGCATGGGTGCTGGCTTCCAAGGAGAGCTTCTGGCAATTCATGAGCCTACAGATTTGTTCCTTTTCAGAGTCTGTTAGCCAGGGATGAGCCTGAAGTTGAGATACACATCAGTTTTCTTAGGCAAAGCAGGAAGAAATCTAGTGTGCATTGGGAAGTAACTtcgaagaaaaagaaaccagcTCTTCTAGTATATTATAATGTAACTGACTCCAATGAACTTGACAATGAAATGAGTTCTCAACACAATTCATAGTGATATTGTAATTCCACCATGAAAGCATCATGTCCagtgtaaataaataaaatttcttgctAAAGAAAGAACAATATGCCCAAGCACCATATCTGCAATGCTACTTATCCAAAACATGAACTAAATAATATATAGACATGGTAAGACTAAAGCAGCCATTTTTATGGCGATTAAAAAGTTGGCTCTCCTTTTgaactatttccaaaaatataccAAAATTGAGTATAGTGGTGTGAGTGAACGTGAAGACAAGCATTCCAAAATGAGTAATTTTCAAACTTGCAAGCAGATCTAAGGAGAGATAAGTGACAGTAAAATCATTCCAACACAAGAAAGGCATAAATGCTCCATTATAAACTAAGTTATCAGAAAACGTTGAAACTATTTCGGAAACTTCTAGCCTTTAACCAAGATGACCAGAACCAAAAAAGTTTTTGCAAGGAAAATCATCAATGAGATGAAGCGAATGTGAACATTCATTTACCTTGAGGAATATATCAATTGCACGGTAGATTCCATCATCTATAGGCCTGGCATAATCAGGGATAGCAGCAGCAAGTGACTGAAATTTCAGTACCTTCAAGTTAACATCAGGTGCCACCTCAGCTAGATAACCATCCACGAGATTAGCCACCATTGTCATTGGGGTCAGTGAATGGGAACCTCCCATTAACTGCCCCTCATCTACAATAGAATTAGAATTAGGATCAACAGGCTCATGATCCGCCAGCATGAAGTGATCAAGAATTCGCTGAACACAGTCAATATCATAAAGGGTCTCCACTGAGTACCCCATATTTGGTATAAGAAGATCTTCAAGAGCTGCTTGATCCAACTGAGCACCAACCCTTTTCTCTAAATTCTCACGACATGATGGGCTAGCATGTAATATCATTGACGTTCGCAAAAGCCTAAGGAGGAAGTTGGTTGGTATGATACCTTTTTCATTAGGTAGTATCTCCACAATATCTTCaaagatttttctttgatttacaTCATATGGGGCAGATATGGTTGATCCTGCACGGTTCCCATTTTGGAAGCTTGATTGTCTACCCAACAAGGGAAGATGCCTCTTTGCATAGTAGACAAGGGACCCAGAAATTCTCTCCGGCTTCATGCCTCTCGATCCAACAGCAAGAATCAATCTTTTATAAAGAGGTAGTCTAAGAAAGGACACATCCTCATACCACCAATCTTCACTCACAGGATGAGGCTTAGTTGCTGTGCGTATTCCATTCCAAAATACAGTCTCATCTGGGCTTTGCACAGCACTCCGTCCTGACATTGGCCAACTAAACAAACTTGGATCTGCACAAGCTTTTATTGCCAAGGAATTAATGCATCTTGTAACAATATGAAGCTCTTCTGCAAGTGGTAGAACCTCTTCACAAGTTTCAAGAGCTTTAATTGAGTCTGTCCAGTAAccaaaaatctcattaaaaaaattttcagtttgcaAGATGAGATTTCCCTCTCCATATTCTTCAGTCATCCGAAAATACTCGGCTGCACACCTGAGACTGACTACATTTAATGCAGTGAGCTCTATTTTTACACCATAACAGAACTTGGCTACAAGCAGAAAGGTTTTGGCTCCTCCAGGTATGTCATGGAGCTGCAAAGTACACTTCTTCTCATCCTCTCCAGAAAGCTCCCCGATAAGGTTTTCTAGAACTCCGCTTCTGGACAGCAAGGGAAACTGCCATGTATTCCAAGAAAGGGAGGAAATGTTGTTTGATGAgtaaacaagaaataaaaactaatgTGTAGAAATGTCCCAGAATACATAAGATATGCACACTGTCTATGTCTTATACAAGATTTAGGAAGCAAGGTTGCTTTTCACTTCCCGAAAGGCAAGACTGAATTACAAGGCAATAGTAtcacaattgaaaaaaattatatacataataggAAAATAACATGATAGAGAGCTCCATGTTCATATTTTTCATACATCCCAAATTACCAGAAGTCCAATATTAAGCTTCTATTTGGTGGGCATGACTTTAATAAATTCATCTAAATAAATCTAATGgataaatcaattttttgtgatcattttcaaatttcagtttttatcatcaatttttttacaaataaagaCTCCCAAATAGTTGCAAATAGTAGATCTACAAAAATTCCCTCTTTATATCCATCAAAGAAATTCATGAATTAGATATGAGCtaagagctctctctctctctcaacgaATTTTgaatcacaaaataaaacaattaaatgcAGACAAGATAAAATCTCAGTAATGAGAACCAGCTGCTTTTGATTGTTTCCAGTTGAACCTTACACTTAAGGGAATTTCAAGGCACAAAACAAGCAGCCAAAAAGGAACAGAGACTTAAGGTTCTATAAACCATGGTGTCTAGACATGTAGATGGCATAAATAATGACAAATTAAGTCATGGGGCAGAAGGCTTGGCCAAGTAAAATACACCTTGTGGAGATGGAAGGTTGTATCTCCAACTTCAATGATGATATCACTAGGAAGCCCAGTCGAGCAAAGCCTGCAAAAGAGAATTTGGCTTAAAAGAAATCTGAAACAGAACTGACCAAATATTACTCAAAGAGGTGACATCAACACAAAAATGATTAGAAAATCAGCATGCTGTAACAATTCAGAGGTAGGAACCACACTTGTAATGTAGCAGCAAGGTAACTATAGATCATATGTCATAATGATACAACCAATAATCAattggtaaaatattatttaatccTTTTTCATTCTTGTAATAGCAGGAACCATTGTAATCACACATATCTTGTTACTATTTATTAATCAGGAATGAAAAGTTTTCTGTTAATCTTCTATGAAGAATTAAAGATACTATTATCCAGTTCGGTTAGTTATGATTGTAGGGACCATTTCAAGCAAGCGTAGATTCAGTTGACAAACATAAATGAACATATTCCTTTATCAACTCTCATTCTAGTTATCGAAGAATGACTATCAAATAATCACTTAAGAGTTAATCTTGTATGAAGAGCAGGTGCATAACTGGATGCAAATAGCTTTACAATTTTAACCATCAAATACTCTATTCATGATAAGTGATTGTAATGCTTGAGAAAGCAATATGTGTTTCCAGAAACCTTAAAAGTTCAAGCCAACAATGAACAATCAAAGACTTCTTAAACTATAGCAGAATTAATTGCATACTCAAGTAGGTTACAAGATAATTCAGGATACATAGTACCGTTTTGGCATTACTGTAGGAAGTAGAGCTTTAACAGTATAGCTTTTGCAATATAGAGTTTTGAAAAGCATTTtaccatttttgagtttttgactAAGAGTAGTGTTTATTACACACTACTTGTTGCACACACTAAATTCACGTTTTCTGTGCAATTCTTGCATGTGTAACAAGTATTAGTGCTTTAAAGTTTTGAATATATAAAGCATGAAGAATGTATTGTAAAACTTTTTCCTAAAAGCTCTAAATTTCAGCTTTAGTCTTAAAGTTGTTTTCAGCTTAAGGCTCTTAAAGCACGTTTTTGGTAGTGGGTTACTACCAGACACACCCATAATTTAGATCTGTTGCCAAATTTTCCTAGTCTGACTACACAAAATTAAAACCCCATTAGAGGGGCAGTGCCACATTCCAATTATTAGAGGTCAAAAAGTGCCATTATATAGTTTCAAAACCCACTCATACTTTTACCATTGTCCATTAAAAGCAAAGAAATATAAATCTCTCCCCATGAGCCCAAGGTCCGTCCTTTACAGCCTCACTCATCCTTTGAAACCCTTAGACTAATAGAAACACACCTCTTCTCACCCATTCCATTCATCACTAGTGCTCTTCTAAATGTCTAAAGACTCTAAACCAACTTGATTTGCATATTTTATCACCTACTGGGTTACTATTAGAACAACAGATAAGGCTTCCTAATTAATCTGTCtataaaaagacacaaaatcCAGTCCTAGAAGTGCAGTTTACACGCAATGTACATTACTGACAATTCAATGAGTTCACACAGAGTTAACAATGGTGGTGACAAAACTGAGAGACTACAATCACTGAACTTAAATTACaggtaaaatcaaaattaccaacCATCCTATCCTCAATATTAGTAAtgtaatttattgattaataCATAGAACCTTTAAAGGGTTTCCAAGAATGAAACCCAATTGGGTACATAAGCTATTAAGTTCATAAAGTTAAAGCATTCACAGTAACCATTCCCAGAAGTTTTGGATTTCATAAtgccaaacaaaacaaacccatCACGTAATATCAAGTATTATCACAGAAACACAATTTTGAATTACAATTATAACAAAGAACATAAATGACTGACCAGGATTGGCCTTCAAGGTGAAAGACTTCGGTTTTGGATCCCAGTCTAATGCACGCCATGTTATATTACTCAACTACAGTTTAGTTACCATGGAAAAGAGCGAGCTTGCTGCAGTGAATAAGAGAACAATGACACACACCACTGAGGATAATGATGAAATGGGCACAATGGCTTTTGTGTTTTGTCTTTTTCGTTTTttgttctctcctctctctctctctctttctctttctctctttggaGAACTAAGATGGTCCCGAGTCTAAAGGCAAATCTAGGAGAAAAATCAGTTGCTGCTGTTACATGAAAAAGGCAGTGTTTGGGGGGTTTTGAGTTTTTAGCAATTAATATTTATCTTACGTTGGAAGTGTAACACAACTGTATCTGTTTGTATTTAATAATTGTATCCTAGGAAATTTAGATTTTAGTCCAAGCCAATTTGTATATATTACAGTTATAACTAAGGTTATccatttaaagcattttgaccTGGTGAATGTGCTCGTGATAATAGGAACGGTCCAAGCTcacctgattttttttttctcacaaattgTTGGTTAAGAAAACATTGTAGTCCATAGACTTAGAAAATTTTGCTTCtcgaaacaaaaaataaaaaattcttcaacCAAAAGTATTCACAAGGTTTCCAAGAAATACAAAGTACAAAAATGGCACAAAGTCAAAAATTGGGTTTAAAGTCAAATAAAGTTTATGTTGTCAGAAGACCATTATAGACCTCCACGTTCGAAGGTTACCATTTCTTTAAATCACTCGTTAATACTGTAACTTCTATtcttgttcataaaaaaatttaaaaaataaaataaaataaattctattcttgggtaataaaaaatgacaatttttttttttatacaaaatagaaattttattctaattttatctatatatatatatatgtgtgtgaaactctctcttaAAAACTTGAATCCGAATCTTACACTTATATTCTACAAGCAATTATATCTATAAAGTGGTTATTACAATAAGAATGATGATCACTGAGAGCTTAAGGTGAGAATAGACACCAATAGCTCCAGCACGCATGCAAAATAACAAAAGCTTTTTAGACTGGGAGCCACTGACTCTTGTCTGCATGCCCACAGATTTGTCAGTTTCTTAGTAcgagtgacaaaaaaaaaaaaaagctcatggCAATGAGAGCCTGCAGTCATTTATAACTGGATGCAGAGCCTTTAGCATTAGAGCCACTACTTCTGTGTCCAATTTAATCTCCAACAACTCTGCACCCATGTTAGATGACCATGTTAATATTgtaattttctcttcttttttcaatgtGAAGTTGTTCTTATAGTTGAGGATGGGAGAGACCTAGTAGTAATTCAATTGGCTGAGTAACCAATACAGATGACAAAAATGTCTTGTCATATcccattttgttttgtgtgaatTTTTCCCCTCTCAAATAGGTGACTGACGGGGGATAGGTTTTATACTTTTACTCACTCTAGTGTAGGTCTTAAGCCCCTGCTTGTCCCAAATTCCTAAAATTGtagtatgatatatatatatatatatatatataaaattttacattctTTCTCCATTTCAAAAAAGCCCCAAAAATATTGAGCTAATAGAAATCCAACACAATTAAAACCttaaattgtttattaaaaaaaatttatgagtgTGCTATAAATGTACCAAATAATTATTAACAACCAATTTTTCTAACAACTTGTAaaagatatattaaaaaaaaatctaaatacaaAAACTATGATAGCAATTTTGCATATCAAAAAGTAagaatgattttgaaattaaaaaaaaaaaaaaaacataaaaagttggataattaatatttaaatatttaaaaaatcactaaaaattTATCGCCATAGGCCCTAAGTGTATTGAGTCAACTTTGCTTTCCTTGTCTCACGTCACCTTTACTAGCCTTGTCCCATATCCTCACCCTGAatgcgtgtgtgtatataatttATAGGTAAATAGTGGGGGTTTGAATTACAAATATCAAATACCAAAGCAAGGTGTCAATACCACCGTAAGATATCACTTAAACCCcacatttaattatttaatatacaaattcaattatttatacatattttattatCCCTTAAAAGCacttatctttctctctctctctcttagcgCTCTCAcatttttgtctctctctcttagtcCATGTGACAAGGCAAAAGAACATTGGGCCAACATTAGGCTTTATTTGAAGGGGACAAGACACCTTTGATCTGACCTTGTCTCACCTCGTTGCTCTCTTGAATTCTTAAAGCTAGTAAAGTTGCTTACCCAATTTGCTAGTTGGGCCTTTAGGCAAGGTGTAAATGGGCTGGTTGGGCCATCATGGCCTCTTCTTTATAATTGGTCAATTCTGAGCCCAGCCCAAAAGAGGCATATAGGTCCTCATAGAGAGTCATCAGTCTTCACAGCTCGTCAACTGTGTCTGT
This genomic window contains:
- the LOC126697246 gene encoding BTB/POZ domain-containing protein At5g03250-like; protein product: MACIRLGSKTEVFHLEGQSWLCSTGLPSDIIIEVGDTTFHLHKFPLLSRSGVLENLIGELSGEDEKKCTLQLHDIPGGAKTFLLVAKFCYGVKIELTALNVVSLRCAAEYFRMTEEYGEGNLILQTENFFNEIFGYWTDSIKALETCEEVLPLAEELHIVTRCINSLAIKACADPSLFSWPMSGRSAVQSPDETVFWNGIRTATKPHPVSEDWWYEDVSFLRLPLYKRLILAVGSRGMKPERISGSLVYYAKRHLPLLGRQSSFQNGNRAGSTISAPYDVNQRKIFEDIVEILPNEKGIIPTNFLLRLLRTSMILHASPSCRENLEKRVGAQLDQAALEDLLIPNMGYSVETLYDIDCVQRILDHFMLADHEPVDPNSNSIVDEGQLMGGSHSLTPMTMVANLVDGYLAEVAPDVNLKVLKFQSLAAAIPDYARPIDDGIYRAIDIFLKAHPWLTDSEKEQICRLMNCQKLSLEASTHAAQNERLPLRVIVQVLFFEQLRLRTSVAGWFFVSDNLENSQNHSGNLALARSDAPIQAGNSLNHLVTVDDMRDRVSELEKECFSMKQEIDRLANTKGSWNTVLKRFAGKLKSKPCDTNASEPHNNSKAPPPSTEPVVNGGENHENGG